From the Gallaecimonas kandeliae genome, one window contains:
- a CDS encoding tryptophan halogenase family protein, translated as MQENRVRKVAILGGGSSGWMAAAMLAKVMGPLLEICLVESEDIGTVGVGEATIPPIQLFNGLLGLDEADFLTQTLGSIKLGIQFEGWGKPEDSYMHAFGDIGQALGLTPFHQFWLKARSEGDQSDFWDYSLNYQAAKAGRFIPLERIPDSSLKGLVHAYHFDAGLYAQMLRRFSEGKGVKRIEGKVKAVPLEADGSIAALVLEDGKRVEADLFIDCSGFRALLIEGALKAGFEAWSHWLPCDRALAVPSRNDGDPRPYTRSIAHKAGWQWQIPLQHRTGNGLVYCSQYLGDDEAAAILLAGLDGEPLAEPRLIRFQIGRRRQQWVKNCVSLGLSSGFLEPLESTSLHMVQSGIIRLIKHFPRAAIHDAEVAEFNRQSMLDFEYIRDFIILHYHLNQRVEPFWRDRREMAVPDTLKRRLALFAASGRVFREQDELFSEVAWYQVLLGQNLMPVDRDPLADALGGPQLKDFLDKLRNVIRGTCDRLPRHGDFLRRAQQLAKGRG; from the coding sequence ATGCAAGAAAACAGGGTGCGCAAGGTGGCCATATTGGGGGGCGGCAGCTCGGGCTGGATGGCCGCGGCCATGTTGGCCAAGGTGATGGGGCCACTGCTTGAGATCTGCCTGGTCGAATCCGAGGATATCGGTACCGTCGGGGTAGGAGAGGCCACAATACCGCCCATACAGCTCTTCAACGGCTTGCTGGGCCTGGACGAGGCTGACTTTCTCACCCAGACCCTGGGCTCCATCAAGCTCGGCATCCAGTTCGAAGGCTGGGGCAAGCCCGAAGACAGCTATATGCATGCCTTCGGTGACATAGGCCAGGCCCTGGGCCTGACTCCCTTCCACCAGTTCTGGCTCAAGGCCAGGAGCGAGGGGGACCAGAGCGATTTCTGGGACTATTCCCTCAACTACCAGGCCGCCAAGGCCGGCCGCTTCATCCCCTTGGAGCGGATCCCCGACTCCTCCCTCAAGGGCCTGGTCCACGCCTACCATTTCGACGCTGGCCTCTATGCCCAGATGCTGCGCCGCTTCAGTGAAGGCAAGGGCGTCAAGCGCATCGAAGGTAAGGTCAAGGCCGTTCCCCTTGAGGCAGATGGCAGCATTGCCGCCCTGGTGCTGGAGGACGGTAAGCGTGTCGAGGCGGATCTCTTTATCGATTGCAGCGGCTTCAGGGCGCTCTTGATCGAAGGAGCGCTGAAGGCGGGCTTCGAGGCTTGGAGCCACTGGCTGCCCTGTGACCGAGCCCTGGCGGTGCCCAGCCGCAACGACGGCGACCCCAGGCCCTACACCCGCAGCATCGCCCACAAGGCGGGCTGGCAGTGGCAGATCCCGCTGCAGCACCGCACCGGCAACGGCCTTGTCTATTGCAGCCAGTACCTGGGCGACGACGAGGCGGCTGCCATACTGCTGGCGGGGCTCGACGGTGAGCCCCTGGCAGAACCCCGCCTTATCCGTTTCCAGATAGGCCGGCGCCGGCAGCAGTGGGTCAAGAACTGCGTCAGCCTGGGCCTTTCAAGCGGCTTTCTCGAACCCTTGGAGTCCACCAGCCTGCACATGGTGCAAAGCGGCATCATCCGCCTTATCAAGCACTTCCCACGCGCAGCCATCCATGACGCCGAAGTGGCCGAATTCAACCGCCAATCCATGCTGGATTTCGAATACATCCGCGATTTCATCATCCTCCACTACCACCTCAACCAGCGCGTAGAACCTTTCTGGCGAGACAGGCGGGAGATGGCGGTGCCTGACACCTTGAAGCGGCGCCTGGCGCTCTTTGCCGCCTCAGGCCGGGTGTTCCGGGAGCAGGACGAGCTGTTCAGCGAGGTGGCCTGGTATCAAGTGCTGCTGGGCCAGAACCTGATGCCGGTGGACCGCGACCCCTTGGCCGACGCCCTGGGTGGCCCCCAACTCAAGGATTTCCTCGACAAGCTGCGCAACGTCATCCGGGGAACCTGCGATCGCCTGCCAAGGCATGGGGACTTCCTGCGCCGCGCCCAACAATTGGCCAAGGGCAGGGGATGA
- a CDS encoding glycoside hydrolase family 13 protein → MRALYLPLLLALACTSAQAAKLDHIEPGNWWVGMHDPEVQLMVYGEDIGKAKVSLAPYAGVRLAKVQPVESPNYLFLTLDVGPQAKAGKLDLRFDEGGAIIHRAYPLWQRQPGSAQRQGFSAKDVIYLITPDRFSDGDPGNDNVSGYLDKADRANKDGRHGGDLKGIMNHLDYLQRLGVTQLWLTPVVENAMPSYSYHGYSATDFYKVDPRFGSNAQYRELAKEAKAKGLGLIIDVVLNHIGDQHPWVKDRPTRDWIHGDKFAPTNHRRETLHDPHVAEADQQQFNDGWFVPSMPDLNQRNPLLARYLIQNSIWWVEYAGLSGIRIDTWSYSDRDFLAKWSAALLAEYPHLNMVAEEWATDPAMVAYWQKGNQPKDGYVSNLPSLMDFPLQSALVKGLAEPESWNSGITGLYQVLADDFLYSDPGNLVVFADNHDMSRIAAQLHGDGRLWKMALTFILTTRGIPEIFYGTELAMSSPQQRDDGKVRADFPGGWAGDKVDAFTGKGLSPKQLEAQGFVRKLLNWRKDSAALTTGSLVQYVPQNGVYCYFREAPSQRVMVVMNKNDKGMTLDMGRFKDDLKGHQQALDVLTGKIYDLGGSLALPAKTALVLELK, encoded by the coding sequence ATGCGCGCCCTCTATCTACCCCTGCTGCTGGCCCTTGCCTGCACCTCGGCCCAGGCGGCCAAGCTGGACCATATCGAGCCCGGTAACTGGTGGGTGGGTATGCATGACCCCGAAGTGCAGCTGATGGTCTACGGCGAGGACATAGGCAAGGCCAAGGTCAGCCTGGCCCCCTATGCCGGGGTAAGGCTTGCCAAGGTGCAGCCCGTCGAGAGCCCCAACTACCTCTTTCTGACGTTGGACGTTGGCCCCCAGGCCAAGGCCGGCAAGCTGGATCTGCGCTTCGACGAGGGCGGCGCCATCATCCATAGGGCCTACCCGCTTTGGCAGCGCCAGCCTGGATCTGCCCAGCGCCAGGGCTTCTCGGCCAAGGACGTCATCTACCTCATCACTCCGGACCGCTTCAGCGACGGCGACCCCGGCAACGACAATGTGTCTGGCTACCTGGACAAGGCTGATCGTGCCAACAAGGACGGCCGCCACGGTGGCGATCTCAAGGGCATCATGAACCACCTGGACTACCTGCAGCGGCTGGGGGTCACCCAACTGTGGCTGACGCCCGTGGTGGAAAACGCCATGCCGAGCTACAGCTACCACGGCTATTCGGCCACCGACTTCTACAAGGTGGATCCGCGCTTCGGCAGCAACGCCCAGTACCGGGAGCTGGCCAAGGAAGCCAAGGCCAAGGGCCTGGGCCTCATCATCGACGTGGTGCTCAACCACATCGGCGATCAGCACCCCTGGGTGAAGGACAGGCCCACCCGGGACTGGATCCACGGCGACAAGTTCGCGCCCACCAACCACAGGCGCGAGACGCTCCATGACCCCCACGTGGCCGAGGCCGACCAGCAACAGTTCAACGACGGCTGGTTCGTGCCCTCCATGCCGGATCTCAACCAGCGCAACCCGCTGCTGGCCCGTTACCTCATCCAGAACAGCATCTGGTGGGTGGAATACGCCGGCCTCTCCGGCATTCGCATCGACACCTGGTCCTATTCCGATAGGGACTTCCTGGCCAAATGGAGCGCCGCCCTGCTGGCGGAATACCCCCATCTGAACATGGTGGCGGAGGAGTGGGCCACGGATCCGGCCATGGTCGCCTATTGGCAGAAGGGCAACCAGCCCAAGGACGGCTATGTCAGCAACTTGCCGTCGCTGATGGATTTCCCCCTGCAATCGGCCCTGGTCAAGGGCCTGGCCGAGCCCGAGAGCTGGAACAGCGGCATCACCGGCCTTTACCAGGTGCTGGCGGATGACTTCCTCTACAGCGACCCCGGCAACCTCGTTGTCTTCGCCGACAACCACGACATGAGCCGTATCGCCGCCCAGCTCCATGGCGACGGGCGGCTCTGGAAGATGGCCCTGACCTTTATCCTCACCACCAGGGGCATCCCCGAGATCTTCTATGGCACCGAGCTGGCCATGAGCAGCCCACAGCAGCGAGACGACGGCAAGGTGCGCGCCGACTTCCCCGGCGGCTGGGCCGGCGACAAGGTGGATGCCTTCACCGGCAAGGGCCTGTCGCCCAAGCAGCTGGAGGCCCAAGGCTTTGTCCGCAAGCTGCTGAACTGGCGCAAGGATTCCGCCGCCCTCACCACCGGCAGCCTGGTGCAGTACGTGCCGCAAAACGGCGTCTATTGTTACTTCCGCGAGGCGCCGAGCCAGCGGGTGATGGTGGTGATGAACAAGAACGACAAGGGCATGACCCTGGACATGGGCCGCTTCAAGGACGACCTCAAGGGCCATCAGCAGGCTTTGGACGTGCTCACCGGCAAGATCTATGACCTCGGCGGCAGCCTAGCACTGCCCGCCAAGACCGCTTTGGTACTGGAACTCAAATAA
- a CDS encoding TIM-barrel domain-containing protein, with product MTKTPFKLAPLAAPLALLLLAGCASEPYQLSPDHLALQAKGGELVLTPLSDDSLQVEYREKGLPQPASRALLPHGAVKAHFEDQGDHWVYQLPALRAEIDKQSLHISYYKGKRLLLSESTGFLAPAGAPLKDAKGVELGFKLQDGEKLMGGGERVLGMDRRGHKLPLYNKASYGYTTEAAQMYYSLPMVISSNKYLLLFDNTASGEMDLGAGQKDQMQFSAVGGRRSYVLVAGEHFKDLTEDYTSLTGHQPLPPRWALGNFASRFGYHSEAEARDVVARFKAAGIPLDAIVLDLYWFGKDVKGHMGNLDWDKAAFPTPEKMIADFKKEGVKTVLITEPFILTTSKCWDEAVKAGAITPDATGKPATYDFYFGHTGLVDVFSQKGRDWFWGKYQQLLDQGVAGFWGDLGEPEVHPANLVHAEGSADELHNAYGHRWAQMVFERSRKAQPQNRPFILMRSGYAGSQRFGMMPWTGDVSRSWGGFKPQVELALQMGAQGLGYIHSDLGGFAGGDKFDPELYLRWLQYGVFQPVFRPHAQEEIAPEPVFHDAQIQKLVGDYVKLRYSLLPYNYTLAFENSQSGLPLMRSLMLESDDVKDFDNSHSYFWGDAFLVTPVTEQGARTVTTQLPKGAWFDFWSGKRVEGGRSYTRPTQVENLPVLVKAGSFVPMVDPVQSTDSYSSKDLTLHYWADASVPAAKGQMYEDDGKTFGAFAKGQYQLLQFQASQDKALKLQLSSAGQGYPGMPKVRELTLKVHHVGAVKAVSLGGQPLSFRVDGDLLTTHFSWDGSQAVVTIQ from the coding sequence ATGACAAAGACCCCCTTCAAACTGGCGCCCCTGGCGGCCCCCCTGGCCCTACTGCTGCTGGCCGGCTGCGCCAGTGAGCCTTATCAACTGTCTCCTGACCACCTGGCATTGCAGGCCAAAGGCGGTGAGCTGGTACTCACCCCTTTGAGTGACGACAGCCTGCAGGTGGAGTATCGGGAAAAGGGCCTGCCCCAGCCGGCCTCCCGCGCCCTGTTGCCCCACGGCGCCGTCAAGGCCCACTTCGAAGACCAGGGCGACCACTGGGTTTACCAGCTGCCGGCCCTGCGCGCCGAAATAGACAAGCAGAGCCTGCACATCAGCTACTACAAGGGTAAGCGCCTGCTGCTCTCGGAGAGCACGGGTTTCCTGGCGCCCGCAGGGGCACCCTTGAAGGACGCCAAGGGCGTGGAGCTTGGCTTCAAGCTGCAGGACGGTGAGAAGCTGATGGGCGGCGGCGAGCGGGTGCTGGGCATGGACAGGCGCGGCCACAAGCTGCCCCTCTACAATAAGGCCAGCTACGGCTACACCACGGAAGCGGCGCAGATGTATTACAGCCTGCCCATGGTGATCTCATCCAACAAGTACCTGCTGCTGTTCGACAACACGGCTTCAGGCGAGATGGATCTCGGTGCCGGCCAGAAGGACCAGATGCAATTTTCCGCCGTCGGCGGGCGCCGTTCCTATGTGCTGGTGGCGGGGGAGCACTTCAAGGACCTCACCGAGGACTACACCAGCCTCACCGGCCACCAGCCGCTGCCGCCGCGTTGGGCGCTCGGCAACTTCGCTTCCCGCTTCGGCTACCACAGCGAGGCCGAGGCCCGCGATGTGGTGGCCCGTTTCAAGGCCGCCGGCATCCCCCTGGACGCCATAGTGCTGGATCTCTACTGGTTCGGTAAGGACGTCAAGGGCCACATGGGCAACCTGGACTGGGACAAGGCGGCCTTCCCGACCCCCGAGAAGATGATTGCCGATTTCAAGAAAGAGGGCGTCAAGACGGTGCTGATCACCGAGCCCTTCATCCTCACCACCTCCAAGTGCTGGGATGAAGCCGTCAAGGCCGGCGCCATCACCCCGGACGCCACCGGCAAGCCCGCCACCTACGATTTCTACTTCGGCCATACCGGCCTGGTGGATGTCTTCTCACAAAAAGGCCGCGACTGGTTCTGGGGCAAGTACCAACAGCTGCTGGACCAGGGCGTGGCTGGCTTCTGGGGCGACCTCGGCGAGCCCGAAGTCCACCCTGCCAACCTGGTTCATGCCGAAGGCAGCGCCGATGAGCTGCACAACGCCTACGGCCACCGCTGGGCCCAGATGGTGTTCGAGCGCAGCCGCAAGGCCCAGCCCCAGAACAGGCCCTTTATCCTGATGCGCAGCGGCTACGCCGGCTCCCAGCGCTTCGGCATGATGCCCTGGACCGGGGATGTCAGCCGCAGCTGGGGCGGCTTCAAGCCCCAGGTGGAGCTGGCGTTGCAGATGGGGGCCCAGGGCCTCGGCTACATCCACTCCGACCTCGGTGGCTTTGCCGGTGGCGACAAGTTCGACCCCGAGCTTTACCTGCGCTGGCTGCAATATGGCGTCTTCCAGCCGGTGTTCAGGCCTCATGCCCAGGAAGAAATTGCCCCAGAGCCCGTCTTCCACGACGCCCAGATCCAGAAGCTGGTGGGGGACTACGTCAAGCTGCGCTACAGCCTGCTGCCCTACAACTACACGCTGGCCTTCGAGAACAGCCAGAGTGGGCTGCCGCTGATGCGCTCCCTGATGCTGGAAAGCGACGATGTGAAGGATTTCGACAACAGCCACAGCTACTTCTGGGGCGACGCCTTCCTGGTAACCCCCGTCACCGAGCAGGGCGCCAGGACTGTCACCACCCAGCTGCCCAAGGGCGCCTGGTTCGATTTCTGGAGCGGTAAGCGCGTTGAAGGCGGCCGCAGCTACACCAGGCCTACCCAGGTGGAAAACCTGCCGGTGCTGGTCAAGGCCGGCAGCTTCGTGCCCATGGTCGACCCCGTACAGAGCACCGACAGCTACTCCAGCAAGGATCTGACCCTCCATTACTGGGCCGACGCCAGCGTCCCAGCGGCCAAGGGCCAGATGTACGAGGATGACGGCAAGACCTTCGGCGCCTTTGCCAAGGGCCAGTACCAGTTGCTGCAGTTCCAAGCTTCGCAAGACAAGGCGCTCAAGCTGCAGCTCTCCAGTGCGGGCCAGGGCTACCCCGGCATGCCCAAGGTGCGTGAGCTCACCCTGAAGGTGCACCACGTCGGCGCCGTCAAAGCGGTGAGCCTCGGTGGTCAGCCGCTCAGCTTCAGGGTCGACGGCGATCTCTTGACCACCCATTTTTCCTGGGACGGCAGTCAGGCCGTCGTGACCATCCAATAA
- a CDS encoding alpha-amylase family protein, with translation MKKLSSIALCLSLAACAQAQTQELAARQAAAPLAGKPVIYQMFTRLFGNKNENRTPWGTIEQNGVGKFADINDAALASIKALGATYIWYTGVPEHAQVTDYSAFGIAADDPDVVKGRAGSPYAVKDYYSVDPDLATDPAKRVQEFEALIKRTHAHGMKVIMDIVPNHVARRYHSTVHPERDFGLHDDRSVVYKRDNNFYYVPGKAFEVPKGDVPLDGQKHPLADGKFDENPAKWTGNGSRSPQPDVNDWFETVKINYGVKPDGSDDFPSLPAGFDKKDYQAHYAFWQGKKVPDSWVKYRDIALYWLDKGVDGFRYDVAEMVPVAFWSYMNSAIKMKNPQALLMAEVYNPKQYRDYIRLGKMDYLYDKVDTYDSLRAIIQGKEGTAVLAGIMGKYADISAHQLHFLENHDEQRIASPDFAGDPVKAEPAMVVSALMDRGATMVYFGQALGEAASQDAGFGKASRTSIFDYWSVPSVQRWMNGGAFDGGKLSAKEKRLRAFYQQLLNLSHSEPAFRGAGQPLAQADGKLFSFARWQGKDRVLVAANFAAEPRTLALELPKALLADWQLADGRYPLKDLLGSLGAELVVAKGQGSLRLALPPLGSAVLKL, from the coding sequence ATGAAAAAACTCTCCTCCATCGCCCTCTGCCTGTCCCTGGCAGCCTGTGCCCAGGCCCAGACCCAGGAGCTGGCGGCCCGACAGGCCGCCGCGCCCCTGGCCGGCAAGCCGGTGATCTACCAGATGTTCACCCGCCTCTTCGGTAACAAGAACGAGAACCGCACCCCCTGGGGCACCATAGAGCAGAACGGCGTCGGCAAGTTCGCCGACATCAACGACGCCGCCCTGGCGTCCATCAAGGCCTTGGGTGCCACCTACATCTGGTACACGGGGGTGCCCGAGCATGCCCAGGTCACCGACTACAGCGCCTTTGGCATAGCGGCTGACGACCCGGACGTGGTCAAGGGCCGCGCCGGCTCCCCTTACGCCGTCAAGGACTACTACAGCGTCGACCCGGACCTGGCCACAGATCCCGCCAAGCGCGTCCAGGAGTTCGAGGCCCTCATAAAGCGCACCCATGCCCACGGCATGAAGGTGATCATGGACATAGTGCCCAACCATGTGGCGCGCCGTTACCACTCTACAGTCCACCCCGAGCGGGATTTTGGCCTGCATGACGACCGCAGCGTCGTCTACAAACGGGACAACAACTTCTATTACGTGCCCGGCAAGGCCTTCGAAGTGCCCAAGGGTGACGTGCCCCTGGACGGCCAGAAACATCCGCTGGCGGACGGCAAGTTCGACGAGAACCCGGCCAAGTGGACCGGCAACGGCTCCCGCAGCCCCCAACCCGATGTCAACGACTGGTTTGAAACGGTCAAGATCAACTACGGGGTCAAGCCCGACGGCAGCGATGATTTCCCCAGCCTGCCGGCCGGTTTCGACAAGAAAGACTACCAAGCCCATTACGCCTTCTGGCAGGGCAAGAAGGTGCCGGACAGCTGGGTCAAGTACCGCGACATCGCCCTTTATTGGCTGGACAAGGGCGTGGATGGCTTCCGCTACGACGTCGCCGAGATGGTGCCTGTGGCCTTCTGGAGCTACATGAACAGTGCCATCAAGATGAAGAACCCCCAGGCCCTGCTGATGGCCGAGGTCTACAACCCCAAGCAGTACCGGGACTATATCCGCCTCGGCAAGATGGACTACCTCTACGACAAGGTGGACACCTACGACAGCCTGAGGGCCATCATCCAGGGCAAGGAAGGCACTGCCGTGTTGGCGGGCATCATGGGCAAATATGCCGACATCAGCGCCCACCAGCTGCACTTTTTGGAAAACCATGACGAGCAGCGCATCGCCAGCCCCGACTTTGCCGGCGACCCGGTCAAAGCCGAGCCGGCCATGGTGGTCTCAGCCCTGATGGACAGAGGCGCCACCATGGTTTACTTCGGCCAAGCCCTGGGCGAGGCGGCAAGCCAGGACGCCGGCTTCGGCAAGGCCAGCCGCACCAGCATCTTCGACTACTGGTCCGTGCCCAGCGTCCAGCGCTGGATGAACGGCGGCGCCTTCGACGGCGGCAAGCTGTCTGCGAAGGAAAAGCGCCTGCGCGCCTTCTACCAGCAGCTCTTGAACCTCAGCCACAGCGAGCCCGCCTTCCGCGGCGCCGGCCAGCCCCTGGCCCAGGCCGATGGCAAGCTCTTCAGCTTCGCCCGCTGGCAGGGCAAAGACAGGGTGCTGGTGGCGGCCAACTTCGCCGCCGAGCCCAGGACACTGGCTCTTGAGCTGCCCAAGGCCCTGCTGGCCGACTGGCAGTTGGCGGACGGCCGCTATCCGCTCAAGGATCTGCTGGGCTCTCTCGGCGCCGAGCTGGTGGTGGCAAAAGGGCAGGGCAGCCTGCGGCTGGCGTTGCCGCCCCTGGGCTCGGCCGTGCTCAAGCTCTAA
- the carA gene encoding glutamine-hydrolyzing carbamoyl-phosphate synthase small subunit translates to MSQLALLVLEDGTVFRGTAIGATGKAVGEVVFNTSMTGYQEILTDPSYSQQIVTLTYPHIGNTGTNAEDEESPTIWATGLVIRDLPLVASNFRNQASLSDYLKARNIVAIADIDTRKLTRILREKGAQNGCIIAGNVDEAEALAAAKDFPGLKGMDLAKVVCTKENYGWTEGSWTLGEGFKQFGDDHFKYHVVAYDFGVKQNILRMLADRGCKLTVVPAETPASAVLALNPDGIFLSNGPGDPEPCTYAIDAIKAFLETEIPVFGICLGHQLLALASGAKTIKMGHGHHGGNHPVKDLDRDVVMITAQNHGFAVDGDSLPANLRATHVSLFDGTLQGIHRTDKAAFSFQGHPEASPGPHDAAPLFDHFIELMAARG, encoded by the coding sequence TTGAGTCAGCTCGCGCTCTTGGTCCTTGAAGACGGGACCGTCTTCCGGGGCACGGCCATTGGGGCCACTGGAAAAGCGGTCGGGGAAGTGGTTTTTAATACTTCCATGACGGGTTACCAGGAAATTCTCACCGATCCCTCTTATTCCCAACAAATTGTCACTCTGACCTACCCCCATATAGGCAATACCGGCACCAACGCCGAAGACGAAGAGTCCCCCACCATTTGGGCCACCGGCCTGGTGATCCGCGACCTTCCCCTGGTTGCCTCCAACTTCCGTAACCAGGCCTCCCTCTCCGACTACCTCAAGGCCCGCAACATCGTTGCCATCGCCGACATCGACACCCGCAAGCTGACCCGCATACTGCGCGAGAAGGGCGCCCAGAACGGCTGCATCATCGCTGGCAACGTCGATGAAGCCGAGGCCCTGGCGGCCGCCAAGGATTTCCCTGGCCTCAAGGGCATGGACTTGGCCAAGGTGGTCTGCACCAAGGAAAACTACGGCTGGACAGAAGGCAGCTGGACCCTGGGTGAAGGCTTCAAGCAGTTCGGCGACGACCACTTCAAGTACCACGTTGTGGCTTACGACTTCGGCGTCAAACAGAACATTTTGCGCATGCTGGCCGACCGCGGCTGCAAGCTGACTGTAGTGCCGGCCGAGACCCCGGCCTCCGCAGTGCTGGCCCTGAACCCCGATGGCATCTTCCTCTCCAACGGCCCCGGTGACCCTGAGCCCTGCACCTACGCCATCGACGCCATCAAGGCCTTCCTGGAAACCGAGATCCCGGTGTTCGGTATCTGCCTCGGTCACCAGCTGCTGGCCCTGGCCTCTGGCGCCAAGACCATCAAGATGGGCCACGGCCACCACGGCGGTAACCACCCGGTCAAGGACCTGGACCGCGATGTGGTGATGATCACCGCCCAGAACCATGGCTTTGCCGTAGACGGCGACAGCCTGCCGGCCAACCTGCGTGCCACCCATGTGTCCCTCTTCGACGGCACCCTGCAGGGCATTCACCGTACCGACAAGGCGGCCTTCTCCTTCCAGGGCCACCCTGAGGCGAGCCCGGGCCCGCACGACGCGGCCCCGCTCTTCGACCACTTTATCGAACTGATGGCGGCCAGGGGGTAA